A genomic region of Salinibacterium sp. NK8237 contains the following coding sequences:
- a CDS encoding PLP-dependent aminotransferase family protein: MTTQPNNLDQWFDHYADRASGLAASEVRALFAVASRPEVVSLAGGMPYVSALPQDLITESIDRVMRDRGAAALQYGSGQGLPALREQILEVMALEGIRASVDDVVVTTGSQHALELVTKLFINPGDVVIAEGPSYVTAMVVFKSFQAEITHVEMDEFGLIPDSLRAHIASVRAAGKTIKFLYTVPTFSNPAGVTLSWERRLEVLEIARENGILVLEDNPYGLLYFDGPPPHAMRSVEEDGVVYLGTFSKTLAPGFRVGWVLAPHAIREKLILANEAAVLSPSSFTQNIISEYMNVSDWKGQIDTFRGVYRERRDAMLDALDDYLPDLEWTVPNGGFYIWVTLPDNLDSKSMLPRAVKELVAYTPGTAFYADGNGRSNMRLSFCYPTPDFIREGIRRLSTVINGELELLSTFSQTAPLTVVPPTPSMINPPANLS, translated from the coding sequence ATGACAACACAGCCAAACAACCTTGACCAGTGGTTCGACCACTATGCAGATCGCGCCTCCGGCCTTGCGGCCTCTGAGGTCCGAGCGTTGTTTGCGGTGGCCTCGCGCCCCGAGGTTGTGTCTCTCGCCGGCGGTATGCCGTATGTTTCCGCCCTGCCTCAAGACCTCATTACCGAGTCGATCGATCGTGTGATGCGCGATCGCGGTGCCGCCGCCCTGCAATATGGTTCCGGTCAGGGGCTGCCTGCGCTTCGTGAGCAGATCCTCGAAGTGATGGCTCTCGAGGGAATCCGCGCCAGCGTCGATGACGTCGTCGTCACCACTGGCTCGCAGCACGCGCTCGAACTCGTGACGAAGCTTTTCATCAACCCCGGCGACGTCGTTATTGCCGAGGGCCCGAGCTACGTCACGGCAATGGTGGTTTTCAAGTCATTCCAGGCCGAGATTACACATGTCGAGATGGATGAGTTCGGCCTGATTCCCGACTCACTACGTGCTCATATCGCCTCAGTGCGAGCCGCGGGCAAGACGATAAAGTTTTTGTACACAGTTCCCACCTTCAGCAACCCCGCTGGAGTCACCCTCAGCTGGGAACGGCGCCTGGAAGTACTAGAGATTGCCCGCGAAAACGGCATTCTCGTGTTGGAAGACAACCCGTACGGGCTCCTCTACTTCGATGGCCCGCCGCCGCACGCGATGCGCTCAGTCGAAGAAGACGGTGTCGTGTACTTGGGCACGTTCTCTAAGACTCTCGCTCCCGGTTTTCGGGTTGGTTGGGTGCTCGCCCCTCACGCAATTAGAGAGAAACTCATTTTAGCGAATGAGGCGGCCGTGTTGTCGCCGAGCTCGTTTACCCAGAACATCATTAGCGAGTACATGAATGTCTCTGATTGGAAGGGACAGATCGATACCTTCCGTGGCGTCTACAGGGAACGTCGCGATGCCATGTTGGATGCCCTCGACGATTACCTGCCCGACCTCGAGTGGACCGTACCCAACGGTGGCTTCTACATCTGGGTAACGCTGCCCGATAACCTCGATTCGAAGTCGATGTTGCCCCGTGCGGTCAAGGAATTAGTGGCCTATACGCCGGGTACGGCCTTTTACGCAGACGGCAATGGGCGCAGCAATATGCGTTTGTCGTTCTGCTACCCGACTCCTGACTTCATTCGGGAGGGAATTCGTCGTCTTTCCACTGTGATCAACGGGGAGCTCGAGTTGCTCAGCACATTCTCTCAAACTGCCCCGCTCACGGTTGTTCCTCCCACGCCGTCGATGATCAATCCTCCAGCCAACCTCAGCTAG
- a CDS encoding D-alanine--D-alanine ligase: protein MNDSPTRVLVLAGGISHERDVSLRSGRRVADGLRAQGKIVELRDPDATLLPYIRESKPDVVWPALHGASGEDGALRGLLDLIGIPYVGSRADAARLAWDKPTAKALVSRVGVRTPLSIALSRDSFRELGAHSILDELADELSGALVVKPAQGGSAQGVSIVTDRTDLPQAMVNAYNYCDVALIEQRITGVEIAIGILDSGMGPVALPAVEIEPVDGAYTFEARYNAGQTRFYTPARISEGEADRAAEAALAAHSALGLRHLSRVDIIVDGAGTPWFLEANVLPGLTETSILPQALVAAGHDLGWVYAALADIAMEG, encoded by the coding sequence ATGAACGATTCACCCACCCGCGTACTCGTTCTTGCCGGCGGAATTTCGCATGAACGCGATGTATCCCTTCGGTCAGGCCGCCGCGTCGCCGACGGATTGCGCGCCCAGGGCAAGATCGTCGAGCTCCGGGATCCGGATGCCACGCTGCTTCCCTACATTCGCGAATCAAAGCCCGATGTTGTCTGGCCAGCCCTCCACGGCGCGAGTGGGGAAGACGGTGCGCTTCGTGGTCTCCTCGACCTCATCGGCATCCCTTATGTGGGATCGCGCGCGGATGCCGCCCGCCTCGCCTGGGACAAGCCGACCGCCAAGGCACTCGTTTCCCGAGTCGGAGTCCGCACGCCGCTCTCGATCGCGTTGTCTCGAGATTCATTCCGTGAACTTGGTGCCCACAGCATTCTTGATGAACTCGCCGATGAGCTCTCCGGCGCGCTTGTCGTGAAGCCCGCTCAGGGCGGGTCGGCCCAAGGCGTTTCAATTGTTACCGATCGCACCGACCTTCCCCAGGCAATGGTGAACGCCTACAACTACTGCGATGTTGCTCTCATCGAACAGCGCATTACCGGTGTAGAAATCGCTATCGGAATTCTCGATAGCGGCATGGGGCCGGTCGCCCTGCCCGCCGTTGAAATCGAACCAGTCGACGGAGCTTACACTTTCGAGGCTCGCTATAATGCCGGTCAGACGCGCTTTTACACGCCAGCCAGAATCTCGGAAGGTGAGGCGGACCGCGCGGCCGAGGCCGCTCTCGCCGCACACTCCGCGTTGGGTCTTCGTCACCTTTCGCGTGTAGACATCATTGTGGATGGCGCGGGCACGCCCTGGTTCCTCGAGGCCAACGTGCTGCCCGGCCTCACTGAGACTTCAATTCTTCCCCAAGCACTCGTCGCTGCGGGACATGACCTCGGCTGGGTGTACGCGGCTCTCGCGGACATCGCGATGGAAGGCTAG
- a CDS encoding ParB/RepB/Spo0J family partition protein produces the protein MAAPKRTGLGRGIGALIPSSDENEERPVDVFFPGGELTPEKLRSVPGARLASLSPLDIVPNSRQPRTEFRQEELEELIVSIREIGVLQPIVVRPVVGAREGEPQYELIMGERRLRASKHLGLATIPAVIKSTADEDMLRDALLENLHRANLNPLEEASAYQQLLADFGITQEQLGERIGRSRPQITNTLRLLRLPESVQRRVAAGVLSAGHARALLSLPDNAGMERLAEKIVNEELSVRAAEAAAGSLSTKPPRSKPSRGKKQGHLDEIAERLGDRLNTRVKVSLGASKGQVVIDFATVADLNRILEELGDTGFNS, from the coding sequence ATGGCAGCACCAAAACGTACGGGTCTTGGTCGGGGAATTGGCGCGCTCATCCCCTCGTCGGATGAGAACGAAGAACGTCCAGTTGATGTTTTCTTTCCTGGTGGCGAGCTCACTCCGGAGAAACTCCGGTCGGTTCCGGGTGCTCGTCTAGCGAGCCTTTCCCCTCTGGACATTGTTCCCAACTCTCGCCAGCCAAGAACTGAATTCCGTCAAGAAGAACTTGAAGAACTCATTGTGTCTATTCGCGAGATTGGCGTACTTCAGCCAATTGTGGTTCGTCCGGTTGTTGGGGCCCGTGAGGGTGAACCACAGTACGAATTGATCATGGGCGAGCGGCGCCTCCGCGCAAGTAAGCACTTGGGCTTGGCGACAATCCCCGCCGTGATTAAGAGCACCGCAGATGAAGACATGCTTCGCGATGCTCTTCTCGAGAACTTGCACCGCGCGAACCTCAATCCGTTAGAAGAGGCGTCGGCTTACCAGCAGCTTTTGGCCGACTTTGGCATCACCCAAGAGCAACTGGGTGAACGGATTGGACGTTCACGGCCTCAAATTACGAATACTTTGCGTCTTTTGCGCCTTCCAGAAAGCGTTCAGCGCCGCGTGGCCGCCGGTGTGCTGTCCGCAGGACACGCTCGTGCGCTCCTATCGCTTCCTGACAACGCCGGAATGGAGCGGTTGGCAGAGAAAATCGTCAATGAAGAGCTTTCTGTTCGCGCAGCTGAAGCAGCTGCCGGCTCTCTGTCGACCAAGCCTCCACGTTCAAAACCTTCACGAGGTAAGAAGCAAGGTCATCTCGATGAGATCGCGGAGCGATTGGGCGACCGCCTCAACACCCGCGTCAAGGTCTCGCTCGGTGCCAGCAAGGGTCAAGTCGTTATTGATTTCGCCACCGTGGCGGACCTCAACCGCATCCTCGAGGAACTCGGTGACACCGGCTTCAACTCGTAG